The following proteins come from a genomic window of Corynebacterium hansenii:
- a CDS encoding Rv0361 family membrane protein has protein sequence MNDSGYRHGGPYGQPNGSGRPGEDGQPGGYGGPEGNGRHGGYGRPEQHGHAGHYGSGASREFDAPHDYGVSPGPAGAGNPYGYGSPQSSAGFHSRGVPGGQGIPDDLKSPYAAADQQGHGGYGWSRGQAAQQPQQTQSFQHQQSGTHGGPGAYGHQEGSGFGSPYGSGGGGSSGSKGSSGSKTPLIAGGIGVVAVVAVLCFAAWSFLGGSENSDRAEVAESANRTVSAIAGSNKLSDWNRLLCDQYRAKEDTMLKIDDTIGPFGKNGVDLWNANDSFDESNVTFTDDSRTVAEVGRNGDTIRMSKENGEWKICDPEIDFTVYDGFADVADLFGDLW, from the coding sequence ATGAATGATTCCGGTTACCGCCACGGCGGGCCGTACGGGCAGCCCAATGGTTCAGGGCGACCCGGCGAGGATGGGCAGCCCGGTGGGTACGGCGGGCCCGAGGGAAACGGCCGGCACGGCGGGTATGGGCGGCCGGAGCAGCATGGGCACGCCGGCCACTACGGTTCGGGTGCTTCCCGGGAGTTCGATGCTCCGCACGATTACGGTGTTTCCCCGGGCCCCGCGGGCGCGGGCAACCCCTACGGTTATGGCTCTCCGCAGTCTTCGGCTGGTTTCCACAGTCGGGGAGTGCCGGGTGGCCAGGGCATTCCCGATGATTTGAAGAGCCCTTATGCGGCCGCCGACCAGCAAGGACACGGTGGTTACGGTTGGTCTCGGGGCCAGGCGGCGCAGCAACCTCAGCAGACTCAATCCTTCCAGCATCAGCAGTCGGGCACGCATGGCGGCCCCGGTGCATACGGACACCAGGAAGGCAGTGGCTTCGGCAGTCCGTATGGCTCGGGCGGCGGGGGCTCGAGTGGTTCGAAGGGGTCGAGCGGTTCGAAAACTCCGCTCATCGCCGGAGGAATCGGCGTCGTGGCCGTGGTCGCGGTTCTGTGCTTCGCGGCCTGGTCGTTCCTCGGAGGTTCGGAGAACTCGGACAGGGCCGAGGTGGCGGAGAGCGCCAACCGGACGGTCAGCGCGATCGCGGGCTCCAACAAACTCTCGGACTGGAACCGGCTTCTCTGCGATCAATACCGGGCCAAGGAAGACACCATGCTGAAGATCGACGACACCATCGGACCGTTCGGGAAAAACGGCGTGGATCTGTGGAACGCGAACGACTCCTTCGATGAATCGAATGTCACGTTCACCGACGATAGCCGCACCGTCGCCGAGGTCGGCCGGAACGGCGACACCATTCGGATGAGCAAGGAAAACGGGGAGTGGAAGATCTGCGACCCCGAAATCGACTTCACCGTTTACGATGGGTTCGCCGACGTCGCAGACTTGTTCGGGGACTTGTGGTGA
- the tyrS gene encoding tyrosine--tRNA ligase: protein MVRVSEQNIIDELEWRGLIAQSTDLDALRAEAAEGPMTVYVGFDPTGPSLHAGHLVPLVMLKRFQDAGHRPIALAGGATGMIGDPRDVGERSMLTEDQIAGNVESIKGQLRSFIDIIEDDEPGRGLLVNNYDWISKMNVIEFLRDLGKNFSVNTMLDRDTVKRRLEADGISYTEFSYMLLQANDFVRLRREYGCTLQIGGNDQWGNIVSGVDLNRRLDQAKVHGLTVPLVTDASGEKFGKSTGGGKLWLDPEQTSPYAWYQFFINAGDSVVIDYLKWFTFLSREEIAEYEVAVAERPFKREAQRRLAQEMTTLVHGAEATKSVELAAQALFGRAELAELDESTLAAAVSETQVAEVGAGDPRTAVDLLIAAGLAKSKGEARRTIDEGGAYANNERILDGEWVPAESDLLHGKWLVLRRGKKNFAGVRFER, encoded by the coding sequence ATGGTGCGCGTGAGCGAACAGAACATCATCGACGAACTGGAATGGCGCGGCCTCATCGCGCAGTCAACCGACCTCGACGCGCTGCGCGCCGAAGCGGCTGAAGGGCCGATGACCGTTTACGTGGGCTTCGACCCCACCGGCCCGTCGCTGCATGCGGGGCACCTGGTCCCGCTGGTGATGCTCAAGCGCTTCCAGGATGCCGGGCACCGGCCGATTGCCCTCGCGGGCGGCGCCACCGGCATGATCGGCGACCCCCGCGACGTCGGCGAGCGCTCCATGCTCACCGAGGACCAGATCGCCGGCAACGTCGAGTCGATCAAGGGCCAGCTGCGCAGCTTCATCGACATCATCGAAGACGACGAGCCCGGTCGCGGCCTGCTGGTGAACAACTACGACTGGATCTCGAAGATGAACGTCATCGAGTTCCTCCGCGACCTGGGCAAGAACTTCTCGGTCAACACGATGCTCGACCGCGACACCGTCAAGCGCCGCCTCGAGGCCGACGGCATCTCGTACACCGAGTTCTCCTACATGCTGCTGCAGGCCAACGACTTCGTGCGCCTGCGCCGCGAGTACGGCTGCACCCTGCAGATCGGCGGCAACGACCAGTGGGGCAACATCGTCTCCGGCGTCGACCTCAACCGCCGCCTGGACCAGGCGAAGGTCCACGGCCTGACGGTTCCGCTGGTCACCGACGCCAGCGGCGAGAAGTTCGGCAAGTCCACCGGCGGGGGCAAGCTGTGGCTCGATCCCGAGCAGACCAGCCCGTACGCCTGGTACCAGTTCTTCATCAACGCCGGCGACTCGGTGGTCATCGACTACCTGAAGTGGTTCACGTTCCTGTCGCGCGAGGAGATCGCCGAGTACGAGGTCGCCGTCGCCGAGCGCCCGTTCAAGCGGGAGGCCCAGCGCCGCCTGGCGCAGGAAATGACCACGCTGGTTCACGGCGCCGAGGCGACGAAGTCCGTCGAGCTCGCCGCGCAGGCGCTGTTCGGCCGCGCGGAGCTGGCCGAACTCGACGAGTCGACGCTGGCCGCCGCGGTGTCCGAGACCCAGGTCGCCGAGGTGGGCGCCGGTGATCCGCGGACCGCCGTCGATCTGCTGATCGCCGCCGGCCTGGCCAAGTCGAAGGGCGAGGCCCGCCGCACCATCGACGAGGGCGGCGCGTACGCCAACAACGAGCGCATCCTCGACGGGGAGTGGGTCCCCGCCGAGTCCGACCTGCTGCACGGCAAGTGGTTGGTCCTGCGCCGGGGCAAGAAGAACTTCGCCGGCGTGCGTTTCGAGCGCTGA
- a CDS encoding DNA-3-methyladenine glycosylase: MNRDALAVHPADAARTLLGRVLAVPGEGLLARITEVEAYGGPADSPWPDPGAHTWPGVTPRNRVMFGLPGHLYVYRSYGIHFCANITAGPEGIGGGVLLRGATILEGEAAAMRRRLRGNAGVAKHGLARGPGNLGQALGIDLSDYGLDLFDPAARVRLLGDHAADDDAEIADGEAPAPELRSGPRVGLRAASERPWRFWIAGEPSVSAYRRHARADGGN, from the coding sequence CTGAATCGGGACGCACTGGCCGTGCACCCCGCCGACGCGGCGCGGACGCTGCTCGGCCGGGTGCTCGCCGTCCCCGGGGAGGGGCTGCTGGCCCGGATCACCGAGGTCGAGGCTTACGGCGGGCCGGCGGATTCCCCCTGGCCGGATCCCGGGGCGCACACGTGGCCGGGCGTCACGCCGCGCAACCGGGTGATGTTCGGTCTGCCCGGGCACCTGTACGTCTACCGCTCGTACGGCATCCACTTCTGCGCGAACATCACCGCCGGCCCCGAGGGCATCGGCGGGGGAGTTCTGCTCCGCGGCGCCACGATCCTCGAGGGGGAGGCCGCCGCGATGAGGCGGCGGCTGCGCGGGAACGCGGGCGTCGCAAAGCATGGTCTGGCCCGGGGCCCCGGCAACCTGGGGCAAGCCCTCGGCATTGACTTGTCGGATTACGGGCTGGATCTATTCGATCCCGCGGCCCGCGTGCGCCTGCTGGGCGACCATGCGGCCGACGACGATGCGGAAATCGCGGACGGTGAAGCGCCTGCGCCAGAGCTCCGCTCGGGGCCGCGCGTGGGACTGCGGGCGGCGTCGGAAAGGCCCTGGCGCTTCTGGATCGCCGGCGAACCGAGCGTGTCCGCCTACCGCAGGCATGCCAGGGCCGACGGCGGGAACTGA
- a CDS encoding Trm112 family protein, with translation MSLDPKLLDILACPRDKGPLTYLEDESVLVNERLGIAYPIEDGIPVMLSDEAFAWPR, from the coding sequence ATGAGCCTCGATCCGAAGTTGCTGGACATCCTCGCCTGCCCCCGCGACAAGGGGCCGCTGACGTACCTCGAGGACGAGTCCGTCCTGGTCAACGAGCGCCTGGGCATCGCGTACCCCATCGAGGACGGCATCCCGGTGATGCTCTCCGACGAGGCCTTCGCCTGGCCCCGTTGA
- a CDS encoding VWA domain-containing protein: MMRRGFAAAVVLLLAFVLAACSGGSPLEGLGGSGGVKRDPDLAGGTLRIAAATELEDLAPAMERAAKDLGFDIRMDFPGGTLENSEKLAAGEFDGEYDGTWFATNRYVDLIGAAGKLAGADKIATSPVAFGVRADKARELGWTDRTPTWTEIAEAAGNRDLTFAMTDPGTSNSGFSALVSVATALSDTGNALTGQDIDRVAPQLRKLFGGQTVTSGSSGWLADTFRDDPSRADALVNYESVLHALAAGGLDIKVIVPADGVVSADYPLSALAAPADPLAKRRVEAVVEWLHANPDAMADSYRRPAESGENNPALTSELLIELPFPGSREVTDRLVGAYQNTLRAPGDTAFVVDTSESMTGERIASLKDTLTSLVDGTARSSTGPVGLRDRERVSLMPFSSAPAAPTTVRFSTSDPGPGDELRASIGGLQPAGATALYDALMDAYGTIEVGQGAIPSIVLMSDGENTAGSDLSRFLEFHRALPADRRSIPVFVILYGEANAAEMKEVAETTGGKTFDALDGDLGAAFREIRGYQ, encoded by the coding sequence ATGATGCGCCGGGGGTTCGCCGCGGCGGTCGTCCTGCTGCTGGCGTTCGTGCTGGCCGCGTGCTCGGGTGGCTCTCCGCTCGAGGGGCTCGGCGGTTCAGGAGGGGTGAAGCGGGACCCGGATCTTGCCGGCGGAACTCTGCGCATCGCCGCGGCGACGGAGCTGGAGGACCTGGCGCCGGCGATGGAGCGGGCCGCGAAGGACCTCGGGTTCGACATCCGGATGGACTTCCCCGGCGGCACGCTGGAGAACTCCGAGAAGCTGGCCGCCGGCGAGTTCGACGGCGAGTACGACGGAACCTGGTTCGCCACGAACCGCTACGTGGACCTGATCGGCGCGGCGGGCAAACTGGCGGGCGCCGACAAGATCGCCACCTCGCCGGTCGCTTTCGGCGTGCGCGCCGACAAGGCCCGCGAACTCGGGTGGACGGATCGCACGCCGACGTGGACGGAGATCGCGGAGGCCGCCGGAAACCGCGACCTGACCTTCGCGATGACCGACCCCGGCACGTCGAACTCGGGGTTCTCCGCGCTCGTCTCCGTGGCCACGGCGCTGTCGGACACCGGAAACGCCCTGACCGGCCAGGACATCGATCGCGTGGCCCCTCAGCTGCGGAAGCTCTTCGGCGGCCAGACGGTGACCTCCGGGTCCTCGGGCTGGTTGGCGGACACCTTCCGCGATGATCCGTCGCGGGCGGACGCGCTGGTGAACTACGAATCCGTGCTGCACGCGCTGGCGGCCGGCGGCCTGGACATCAAGGTCATCGTGCCCGCCGACGGCGTCGTCAGCGCCGACTACCCCCTGTCCGCGTTGGCCGCTCCCGCGGATCCCCTGGCGAAGAGGCGCGTCGAAGCCGTCGTCGAGTGGCTCCACGCCAATCCGGACGCGATGGCGGATTCCTACCGCCGTCCCGCCGAATCCGGCGAGAACAATCCGGCGCTGACCTCGGAGCTGCTCATCGAGTTGCCGTTCCCCGGTTCCCGGGAGGTCACCGACCGGCTCGTCGGCGCGTACCAGAACACGCTCCGGGCGCCGGGCGACACGGCGTTCGTGGTGGACACCTCCGAGTCGATGACGGGGGAGCGCATCGCGTCGCTCAAGGACACCCTGACGTCGCTGGTGGACGGCACCGCGCGGTCGTCGACGGGCCCCGTCGGGCTGCGCGACCGCGAGCGGGTCAGCCTCATGCCGTTCTCCTCGGCGCCGGCGGCGCCGACCACGGTGCGGTTCTCCACGTCCGATCCGGGGCCCGGGGACGAGCTGCGTGCGTCGATCGGCGGGCTGCAGCCCGCGGGTGCGACGGCGCTTTACGACGCCCTGATGGACGCCTATGGGACGATCGAAGTCGGACAAGGGGCGATCCCGTCGATAGTGCTGATGAGCGACGGAGAGAACACGGCCGGCTCGGATTTGTCGAGGTTCCTCGAATTCCATCGGGCGCTGCCGGCGGACCGGCGTTCCATTCCGGTTTTCGTGATTCTCTACGGCGAAGCGAACGCCGCGGAAATGAAGGAGGTCGCCGAAACGACGGGCGGGAAGACGTTCGACGCCCTCGACGGCGATTTGGGAGCGGCATTCAGGGAGATCCGTGGGTACCAGTGA
- the argH gene encoding argininosuccinate lyase, which yields MSEQSAAVEQHGTNEGSLWGGRFAGGPADAMAALSKSTHFDWVLAPYDVLASKAHAKVLNARGLLSDDDLATMLAGLDSLGADVASGAFGPEESDEDVHGAMERGLIDRVGPEVGGRLRAGRSRNDQVATLFRMWVRDAVRDIAAGVLDLVDALADQSAAHPDAIMPGKTHFQAAQPVLLGHQLLAHAQPLLRDVDRIRDLDRRLAVSPYGSGALAGSSLHLDPEAIAEELGFDSAADNSIDATSSRDFASETAFVLAQIAVDMSRLAEEIIAWCTPEFGYVTLADEWSTGSSIMPQKKNPDVAELTRGKTGRLIGNLSGLMATLKAQPLAYNRDLQEDKEPIVDSVAQLNLLLPAMTGLVATLTFHEDRMRELAPAGFTLATDLAEWMVRQGVPFRVAHEASGQCVRIAESRGVGLHELTDAELAGVHGSLTPEVREVLTIDGAVASRDTRGGTSGARVAEQLGRVREASADGRSWADAPVRSAD from the coding sequence ATGTCCGAGCAGTCCGCAGCCGTCGAGCAGCACGGCACCAACGAGGGTTCGCTGTGGGGAGGCCGGTTCGCCGGCGGCCCCGCCGACGCCATGGCGGCGTTGAGCAAGTCCACCCACTTCGACTGGGTGCTGGCCCCGTATGACGTGCTGGCCTCGAAGGCCCACGCCAAGGTCCTCAACGCGCGGGGCCTGCTTTCCGACGACGACCTGGCCACCATGCTCGCCGGGCTCGACTCCTTGGGCGCGGACGTCGCTTCGGGAGCGTTCGGGCCGGAGGAGTCGGACGAGGACGTCCACGGCGCCATGGAGCGCGGGCTGATCGACCGCGTGGGGCCGGAGGTCGGCGGCCGGCTGCGCGCGGGCCGTTCCCGCAACGACCAGGTGGCGACGCTGTTCCGCATGTGGGTCCGCGACGCGGTGCGCGACATCGCCGCGGGCGTGCTGGATCTCGTCGACGCGCTGGCCGACCAGTCCGCCGCCCACCCGGACGCGATCATGCCGGGCAAGACCCACTTCCAGGCCGCGCAGCCGGTGCTGCTGGGCCACCAGCTCCTGGCCCACGCCCAGCCCCTGCTGCGCGACGTCGACCGCATCCGGGACCTGGACCGCCGCCTGGCGGTGAGCCCGTACGGCTCCGGCGCGCTGGCGGGGTCCTCGCTGCACCTGGACCCGGAGGCCATCGCCGAGGAGCTCGGCTTCGATTCGGCGGCGGACAACTCCATCGACGCGACCAGCTCCCGCGACTTCGCATCGGAGACCGCGTTCGTGCTGGCGCAGATCGCCGTGGACATGTCGCGGCTGGCCGAGGAGATCATCGCCTGGTGCACCCCGGAGTTCGGCTACGTGACGCTCGCCGACGAGTGGTCGACGGGGTCGTCGATCATGCCGCAGAAGAAGAACCCGGACGTCGCCGAGCTCACCCGCGGCAAGACGGGCCGGCTGATCGGCAACCTGTCGGGGCTCATGGCCACGCTGAAGGCCCAGCCGCTGGCGTACAACCGCGACCTGCAGGAGGACAAGGAGCCGATCGTCGATTCGGTGGCGCAGCTCAACCTGCTGCTGCCGGCGATGACCGGCCTGGTGGCCACCCTCACCTTCCACGAGGACCGCATGCGCGAGCTGGCCCCGGCCGGGTTCACGCTGGCCACCGACCTCGCCGAGTGGATGGTGCGCCAGGGCGTGCCGTTCCGCGTGGCCCACGAGGCCTCGGGCCAGTGCGTCCGCATCGCGGAAAGCCGCGGCGTCGGGCTCCACGAGCTGACCGATGCCGAACTCGCCGGCGTCCACGGGTCGCTCACCCCGGAGGTCCGCGAGGTGCTCACGATCGACGGCGCCGTCGCCTCCCGCGACACCCGCGGGGGCACGTCCGGCGCCCGCGTCGCCGAGCAGCTCGGCCGGGTGCGCGAGGCCTCGGCGGACGGCCGTTCGTGGGCGGACGCCCCGGTGCGCTCCGCCGACTAG
- a CDS encoding argininosuccinate synthase — protein sequence MTDRVILAYSGGLDTTVAIEWMKQETGAEVVAVSIDVGQGGEDMETIRQRALDAGAVESVIVDARDEFADEYCLPAIKANAMYMKQYPLVSALSRPLIVKHMAQAAKEHGGTHVAHGCTGKGNDQVRFEVGFSNTAPDLKIIAPARDYAWTRDKAIAFAEKNDIPIEQSKSSPFSIDQNLWGRAIETGYLEDLWNAPTKDVYAYTEDPTLNFNSPDEVIISFEDGKPVAIDGKQVSMLEAVEEMNRRAGAQGIGRLDMVEDRLVGIKSREIYEAPGAIALMTAHAAMEDVTVERELARYKRGVEAKWSELVYDGLWFSPLKRALDTFIDESQKGVSGDIRMTMHAGNCNVNGRRSNSSLYDFNLATYDEGDTFDQTLARGFVELHGLSSKMAAKRDFNL from the coding sequence ATGACTGATCGGGTCATTCTCGCCTACTCCGGCGGCCTGGACACCACCGTCGCCATCGAGTGGATGAAGCAGGAGACCGGCGCCGAGGTCGTCGCCGTGTCCATCGACGTGGGACAGGGCGGGGAGGACATGGAGACCATCCGCCAGCGCGCGCTCGACGCCGGCGCGGTCGAGTCCGTCATCGTCGACGCCCGTGACGAGTTCGCCGATGAATACTGCCTGCCGGCGATCAAGGCCAACGCCATGTACATGAAGCAGTACCCGCTGGTCTCGGCGCTGTCGCGCCCGCTGATCGTCAAGCACATGGCGCAGGCCGCCAAGGAGCACGGCGGCACGCACGTCGCCCACGGCTGCACCGGCAAGGGCAACGACCAGGTCCGCTTCGAGGTCGGCTTCTCCAACACCGCCCCGGACCTGAAGATCATCGCCCCCGCCCGCGACTACGCGTGGACCCGCGACAAGGCCATCGCCTTCGCCGAGAAGAACGACATCCCGATCGAGCAGTCGAAGTCGTCGCCGTTCTCCATCGACCAGAACCTGTGGGGCCGCGCCATCGAGACCGGCTACCTCGAGGACCTGTGGAACGCCCCGACCAAGGACGTTTACGCCTACACCGAGGACCCGACCCTCAACTTCAACTCCCCGGATGAGGTCATCATCTCGTTCGAGGACGGCAAGCCGGTCGCCATCGACGGCAAGCAGGTCTCCATGCTGGAGGCCGTCGAGGAGATGAACCGCCGCGCCGGCGCCCAGGGCATCGGCCGCCTGGACATGGTCGAGGACCGCCTGGTGGGCATCAAGTCCCGCGAGATCTACGAGGCCCCCGGCGCCATCGCCCTCATGACCGCCCACGCGGCGATGGAGGACGTCACCGTCGAGCGCGAGCTGGCCCGCTACAAGCGCGGCGTCGAGGCCAAGTGGTCCGAGCTGGTGTACGACGGCCTGTGGTTCTCGCCGCTCAAGCGCGCGCTGGACACCTTCATCGACGAGTCGCAGAAGGGCGTCTCGGGCGACATCCGCATGACCATGCACGCCGGCAACTGCAACGTCAACGGCCGCCGCTCGAACTCGTCGCTGTACGACTTCAACCTGGCCACCTACGACGAGGGCGACACCTTCGACCAGACCCTGGCCCGCGGTTTCGTGGAGCTGCACGGCCTGTCGTCGAAGATGGCCGCCAAGCGCGACTTCAACCTGTAG
- a CDS encoding arginine repressor, producing the protein MTIPGSRTARQARIADLLRRRRVSSQMELAALLAAEGIDIAQATLSRDLDEIGARKVRDDGAARYVIEGDSEGIAASGGAVARMRRVLDELLVAADHSGTIAVLRTPPGAAQYLASVIDRAGLPDIAGTIAGDDTIFCLAREPLTGADLARRLSGEAGQ; encoded by the coding sequence ATGACCATCCCCGGTTCCCGCACCGCCCGGCAGGCCCGCATCGCGGACCTGCTGCGGAGGCGGCGGGTCTCCAGCCAGATGGAGCTCGCCGCTCTGCTGGCGGCGGAGGGCATCGACATCGCCCAGGCGACGCTGTCCCGGGACCTCGACGAGATCGGGGCCCGAAAGGTCCGCGACGACGGCGCGGCGCGCTACGTCATCGAGGGCGACTCCGAGGGGATCGCGGCGAGCGGGGGAGCGGTCGCCCGCATGCGGCGCGTCCTCGACGAACTGCTCGTGGCCGCCGACCACTCCGGCACCATCGCCGTGCTGCGCACCCCGCCCGGGGCCGCCCAGTACCTGGCGAGCGTGATCGACCGCGCGGGCCTGCCCGACATCGCCGGCACCATCGCCGGCGACGACACCATTTTCTGCCTGGCGCGGGAGCCCCTCACCGGGGCCGACCTGGCCCGGCGCCTGTCCGGCGAGGCCGGGCAGTAG
- the argF gene encoding ornithine carbamoyltransferase: MTIRHFLADDDLTRGEQAEVLALAAELKAAPYSARPLEGPQSVAVLFDKTSTRTRFSFDAGIAALGGNAIVVDSGASQMGKGETYQDTAAVLSRFVSAIVWRTYAQAGLEAMTETATVPVVNALSDEFHPCQILADLQTIIENLCPEEGQAGLAGRKAVYFGDGANNMANSYLVGFATAGLDVTICAPEGFQPEPRFVERAEKVAAGTGATVAVTADVDEAIAGAEIVLTDTWVSMGQEDDGLDRRTPFLPYQVNAELMAKAADGAIFLHCLPAYRGNEVTADVIDGPASVVFDEAENRMHAQKALLTWLLERSAEGDGDGDGAAGAGNGAGAGAEA, encoded by the coding sequence GTGACGATCCGACACTTCCTCGCGGACGACGACCTGACCCGCGGGGAACAGGCCGAGGTCCTGGCGCTGGCCGCCGAACTGAAGGCCGCCCCGTACTCGGCGCGCCCGCTCGAGGGCCCGCAGTCCGTGGCCGTGCTGTTCGACAAGACTTCGACCCGCACGCGCTTTTCCTTCGACGCGGGCATCGCGGCGCTGGGCGGCAACGCCATCGTCGTCGATTCCGGCGCGTCGCAGATGGGCAAGGGCGAGACCTACCAGGACACCGCCGCGGTGCTGTCGCGCTTCGTCTCGGCGATCGTGTGGCGCACCTACGCGCAGGCCGGGCTGGAGGCGATGACCGAAACCGCCACCGTGCCCGTGGTCAACGCGCTGTCCGACGAGTTCCACCCCTGCCAGATCCTCGCGGACCTGCAGACGATCATCGAGAACCTGTGCCCCGAGGAGGGCCAGGCGGGGCTGGCCGGCCGCAAGGCCGTCTACTTCGGCGACGGCGCCAACAACATGGCCAACTCGTACCTCGTCGGCTTTGCGACGGCCGGGCTCGACGTCACCATCTGCGCGCCCGAGGGCTTCCAGCCGGAACCCCGTTTCGTCGAGCGCGCCGAAAAGGTCGCCGCCGGGACCGGCGCGACCGTCGCCGTGACCGCCGACGTCGACGAGGCCATCGCCGGCGCCGAGATCGTGCTCACGGACACCTGGGTGTCCATGGGCCAGGAAGACGACGGCCTGGACCGCCGCACCCCCTTCCTGCCGTACCAGGTCAACGCCGAACTCATGGCGAAGGCCGCCGACGGCGCCATCTTCCTGCACTGCCTGCCGGCGTACCGCGGCAACGAGGTCACCGCCGACGTCATCGACGGCCCCGCCTCGGTCGTCTTCGACGAGGCCGAGAACCGCATGCACGCCCAGAAGGCGCTGCTGACGTGGCTGCTGGAGCGCAGCGCCGAAGGCGACGGCGACGGTGACGGCGCTGCCGGCGCGGGCAACGGCGCCGGCGCGGGCGCGGAAGCGTAG
- a CDS encoding acetylornithine transaminase → MTDFTGAWTSRMMDNYGTPRIELVKGEGPWLTDSEGKKYLDLLAGIAVNVLGHGHPAIVEAVSGQIAQLGHVSNIFASERPLALAEKLIELTGWGAEDTRVMFCNSGTEANEAAFKLARLTGRRRIIATNHGFHGRTMGALAMTGQPDKRAPFEPMPAGVEFVPYGDIEFLTKTIESDPLGVAAVIMEPIQGETGVVAPPEGYLERVRSLTERYGVMMIVDEVQTGIGRTGAWFAHQHSNIVPDVMTLAKGLGGGLPLGAVVAHGEAAKLFTPGTHGTTFGGNPVCTAAALAVIDVLESEGLIDRVAEKGRVMARKLASLEHVDHVRGRGFMLGLVLDGPLAKGAVDAGYRNGVILNAPQANVLRVVPPLNLTDEEIDRAVELVDLCLAEAQAALDENND, encoded by the coding sequence ATGACCGACTTCACCGGCGCCTGGACCTCCAGGATGATGGACAATTACGGCACGCCGCGCATCGAGCTGGTCAAGGGCGAGGGCCCCTGGCTGACCGACTCCGAGGGCAAGAAGTACCTCGATCTGCTCGCCGGCATCGCCGTCAACGTCCTCGGCCACGGCCATCCGGCCATCGTCGAGGCCGTGTCGGGGCAGATCGCGCAGCTGGGCCACGTGTCCAACATCTTCGCCTCCGAGCGCCCGCTGGCCCTGGCCGAGAAGCTCATCGAGCTGACCGGCTGGGGAGCGGAGGACACCCGCGTGATGTTCTGCAACTCCGGCACCGAGGCCAACGAGGCCGCGTTCAAGCTCGCGCGGCTGACCGGCCGCCGCCGGATCATCGCCACCAACCACGGCTTCCACGGGCGCACCATGGGCGCGCTGGCCATGACCGGCCAGCCCGACAAGCGCGCCCCGTTCGAGCCGATGCCCGCGGGCGTCGAGTTCGTGCCCTACGGCGACATCGAGTTCCTGACCAAGACCATCGAGTCCGACCCGCTGGGCGTGGCCGCGGTGATCATGGAGCCGATCCAGGGCGAGACCGGCGTCGTCGCGCCGCCGGAGGGGTACCTGGAGCGGGTCCGCTCCCTGACCGAGCGTTACGGCGTGATGATGATCGTCGACGAGGTCCAGACCGGCATCGGCCGCACCGGCGCGTGGTTCGCCCACCAGCACTCCAACATCGTCCCCGACGTCATGACCCTGGCCAAGGGCCTCGGCGGCGGCCTCCCGCTCGGCGCCGTGGTCGCCCACGGCGAGGCGGCGAAGCTGTTCACCCCGGGCACCCACGGCACCACCTTCGGCGGCAACCCCGTGTGCACCGCCGCCGCGCTGGCCGTCATCGACGTCCTGGAGTCGGAGGGGCTCATCGACCGCGTCGCGGAGAAGGGCCGGGTCATGGCCCGCAAGCTGGCGTCGCTGGAGCACGTCGACCACGTCCGCGGCCGCGGCTTCATGCTCGGCCTCGTGCTCGACGGCCCGCTGGCCAAGGGCGCGGTCGACGCGGGCTACCGCAACGGCGTGATCCTCAACGCCCCGCAGGCCAACGTCCTGCGCGTCGTCCCGCCGCTGAACCTGACGGACGAGGAGATCGACCGCGCCGTCGAACTCGTCGACCTCTGCCTCGCCGAAGCGCAGGCCGCGCTCGACGAAAACAACGACTAG